One segment of Patescibacteria group bacterium DNA contains the following:
- a CDS encoding AI-2E family transporter — MKHQKSEFYFLLILLAGIFVLALFIFKPFLYALILAMVFATVFAPFHKKTLTITRERRGLAALLATISVLIVVIVPLAFLGIQIFQEATQLHSFLTQSDDITDLSRGVNDAMQNLTRFSPVPIEFSIDINPYLKQGLIWLLQHLGPLFANVAKAMVGIFIFLVALYYLFKDGRKLKEAVVALSPLQDIHDETIFNKLALAINSVIKGSLMVAFIQGILTAVGFAIFGVPNATLWGSVAAITALIPGIGTALVLLPAILYLYFSGEMFFAVGLLLWGMTAVGLVDNFLGPKLVGRGTQLHPFLILLSILGGIGFFGPLGFLLGPLVLNLLFTFLEIYIMIHKERESQ, encoded by the coding sequence CACCAAAAATCAGAATTTTATTTTTTACTCATTCTACTCGCAGGAATTTTTGTCCTTGCCCTTTTCATTTTTAAGCCTTTTCTTTATGCGCTTATCTTGGCCATGGTTTTTGCAACCGTCTTTGCGCCATTCCACAAAAAGACGCTCACCATTACGCGCGAGCGAAGGGGTCTGGCGGCGCTTCTCGCCACCATCTCTGTTCTTATCGTTGTTATCGTACCTCTCGCATTTTTAGGCATACAGATTTTTCAGGAAGCAACACAGCTTCACTCTTTTCTTACACAAAGCGACGACATAACGGATCTCTCTCGCGGTGTGAATGATGCCATGCAGAACCTCACGAGATTTTCTCCTGTGCCAATAGAATTCTCCATTGATATTAACCCGTACTTAAAACAGGGATTAATCTGGTTACTCCAGCACCTCGGACCTCTTTTTGCGAATGTTGCAAAAGCAATGGTTGGAATCTTTATATTCCTCGTCGCTCTGTATTATCTGTTTAAGGATGGTCGCAAACTCAAAGAGGCCGTCGTCGCTTTAAGCCCCCTGCAAGATATTCACGATGAAACAATTTTCAATAAGCTTGCGCTGGCAATTAATTCAGTCATCAAAGGGAGTCTTATGGTGGCGTTCATTCAAGGCATACTAACCGCGGTCGGATTCGCCATCTTCGGAGTTCCCAATGCGACGCTGTGGGGTAGTGTTGCGGCAATCACCGCGTTAATCCCCGGTATTGGGACGGCTTTAGTGCTTCTTCCGGCGATTCTCTACCTATACTTCAGCGGAGAAATGTTTTTCGCGGTCGGCCTTCTGCTTTGGGGAATGACAGCCGTGGGACTCGTTGACAACTTTTTGGGACCGAAGCTCGTTGGACGAGGAACACAGCTCCATCCATTTCTGATTCTACTTTCTATCTTGGGCGGCATCGGCTTTTTTGGACCTCTCGGATTCTTATTAGGGC